The following are encoded in a window of Pelecanus crispus isolate bPelCri1 chromosome 6, bPelCri1.pri, whole genome shotgun sequence genomic DNA:
- the DNAL1 gene encoding dynein axonemal light chain 1 encodes MDESLSTLVNCEKLSLSTNCIERIANLNSLKNLRILSLGRNNIKNLNGLEAVADTLEELWISYNFIEKLRGIRVMKKLKVLYMSNNLVKDWAEFVRLAELPLLEDLVFVGNPLQEKYAADQKNNWIEEATKRVPNLKKLDGILVIKQEEDEEGAN; translated from the exons ATGGATGAATCTCTCTCCACACTTGTTAACTGCGA gaaactATCGCTGTCTACAAACTGCATTGAAAGAATCGCCAACTTGAACAGCCTAA AAAATTTGAGGATTCTGTCTTTGGGAAGAAATAACATAAAGAACTTGAATGGATTG GAGGCAGTTGCAGATACTTTAGAGGAGCTGTGGATCTCATACAACTTCATTGAGAAACTGAGGGGTATCCGTGTAATGAAGAAGCTGAAGGTTCTTTATATGTCAAATAATTTGGTGAAAGACTGGG CAGAGTTTGTGAGACTGGCAGAGCTGCCATTACTAGAGGATCTGGTGTTTGTAGGCAATCCACTACAAGAGAAATACGCCGCTGATCAGAAGAACAATTGGATTGAAGAAGCAACCAAACGGGTACCCAACCTGAAAAAGCTGGATG gtATCCTAGTTATTAAAcaagaagaagatgaagaaggaGCAAACTGA